Within Oscillatoria salina IIICB1, the genomic segment TGGAAACGGCTTTTCCATTCTCGGATAGCTTTACCAGTTCTTTGTGCATAAGAAAGAGAATGAGATGGGGTTTCAGTTTCGGGTTCGGGTTCTGATGTCGGTTGATTTTTCACAGTCATGCAATGAGTTAAGTCTGGTTGAGATGGTTGAGGTTCTAAATCTCGGATAATAGCGGCTGCGTTTTGATAGCGCTGTTGAACATTAACTTTGAGCATTTTGTCTAAAATTTGCCCAAAGGAAGGACTTACTTCCACAGTATCACGCCAAATAATTTCTCCGGTGCGGCGATCGCTGTCGAAATCTAAGGGTGCTTTGGCTGTGAGTAAGTATAAACAAGTGACACCGAGTGCATAAAGATCGCTAGCATAAACAGGACGCAAGCAAAATTGTTCGGGGGGTGCAAATCCTACTGTCCCGATAAAGTTGGTGGTTACTGACTTAAAACTGGTATCTCCGACGTTGGTTAATTGTTCTTTTACTGCACCAAAGTCAATCAAAACTAATCTCCCATCGTCTTGGCAGCGAATGATATTTTGTGGTTTAATATCTCGGTGAATTACGCCTTTACTGTGAATGTATTGCAGTGCAGGAAGCATTTGCCGTAAAAATTGTTTGACGGCATTTTCTGACTGACAACCGTAGCGCCTAACTAATCTTGCCAGAGTTATACCCCGGACGTATTCTTGAACGAGAAAAAAATCCTCTTCCAAGACAAAATAGTCTAATAGTAAAGGAATTTGCGAGTGACTTCCTAATAAAGAAAGGGTTTTCGCCTCTCGCTTGAAGCGTTGACGGGCAGTGGCTAAGGCAGATGTATTATTAATTTTGGGACAGAGTTGCTTAATGACGCATAAGGGATTACCAGGTAAAACTGTATTCCGGGCTAAAAAAGTTACGCCGAAGCCACCTCTACCTAGCATCCGTAAAATTAGGTAGCGATCGCGAAATAATTTTTCTTGACCACAAAGCTGACCGAGAAGAGTATCCTGGAGAATGTCGGAATGAAACGAAGATAGGTTAGGGCGAGGAAAATTCATAGCCTGTTCTTGACGGGAGAGTTTAGAGTCGCAAGCTTAGTTCTGCTCTTAGTTTAGGCAAAATTTTCACCGACTACTATTAATCTTTTGAGGGAAAGGTAAACTGGGGACAGGATTTGACTATAATACCGATCTGATGGGAAGTTATAAAGTAACAAGATGAGTTTACATCCTCAACTAGTAAAGGCTTTTGCCCAAAAGAATGCTCTCAAAGTTATTAGCGGCTTGAATAATTTTGACTCTCAGAGCGTGGCTGCGGTGGTTAAGGCGGCTACCGCAGGTGGTGCAACTTTTGTCGATTTGGCGGCAGATCCCGATCTTGTCCGCATGGCGCGTCAGTTGACTGATTTACCAATTTGTGTTTCGGCTGTGGAACCGCAGTTATTTGTAGAAGCGATCGCTGCTGGTGCGGATTTGATTGAAATTGGTAATTTTGATAGTTTTTACGCCCAAGGAAGACGTTTTGAAGCGGCTGAAGTTTTGCAGTTAACGAAAGAAACGCGATCGCTGCTTCGGGATGTTACTCTTTCGGTGACGGTTCCTCATATTCTGGAACTCGATCGCCAAGTACAATTGGCTGAGGAGTTGGTTGCTGCGGGTGCTGATATTATTCAAACTGAAGGCGGTACGAGTAGCAGTCCTCAACATCCTGGTACTCTGGGTTTGATCGAAAAAGCTGCACCTACTTTAGCGGCGGCTTATAGCATTTCTCAGGCTGTTGATGTGCCTGTTTTATGTGCTTCTGGTTTGTCTAATGTTACTGCACCAATGGCGATCGCTGCTGGTGCTAGTGGTGTTGGAGTTGGTTCGGCGATTAATCAACTCGATAATGAAGTAGCTATGGTGGCTGTGGTTCGCGGTTTGGTGGATGCTTTGGCTACTGCGAAAACTAATCGAGTTCTTTCCTAACCTAACCCCCTAACCCCCTTTCCTCCTAGGGAAGGGGGAGACAAGGAAGAGGGGGAGGACAAGGGAGAAGGGGGAGACAAGGAGGAGTTAAGGGATAAACGGATAACTGTTCACTGTTCACTGGTCACTGTTCACTGTTCACTGATAACTGTTCACTGATAACTGAACCCAATCCCCAATCCCTAAGACAAAGAAGCATAGCTTTTAACTT encodes:
- a CDS encoding serine/threonine-protein kinase: MNFPRPNLSSFHSDILQDTLLGQLCGQEKLFRDRYLILRMLGRGGFGVTFLARNTVLPGNPLCVIKQLCPKINNTSALATARQRFKREAKTLSLLGSHSQIPLLLDYFVLEEDFFLVQEYVRGITLARLVRRYGCQSENAVKQFLRQMLPALQYIHSKGVIHRDIKPQNIIRCQDDGRLVLIDFGAVKEQLTNVGDTSFKSVTTNFIGTVGFAPPEQFCLRPVYASDLYALGVTCLYLLTAKAPLDFDSDRRTGEIIWRDTVEVSPSFGQILDKMLKVNVQQRYQNAAAIIRDLEPQPSQPDLTHCMTVKNQPTSEPEPETETPSHSLSYAQRTGKAIREWKSRFQKRQQARKIREIRNQLYNQNNSI
- a CDS encoding DUF561 domain-containing protein translates to MSLHPQLVKAFAQKNALKVISGLNNFDSQSVAAVVKAATAGGATFVDLAADPDLVRMARQLTDLPICVSAVEPQLFVEAIAAGADLIEIGNFDSFYAQGRRFEAAEVLQLTKETRSLLRDVTLSVTVPHILELDRQVQLAEELVAAGADIIQTEGGTSSSPQHPGTLGLIEKAAPTLAAAYSISQAVDVPVLCASGLSNVTAPMAIAAGASGVGVGSAINQLDNEVAMVAVVRGLVDALATAKTNRVLS